The sequence TCTGGAAGAAACGGATGCTTCCAAGGGTggatgtaaggggggggggtccccccaTCCTCCCGAATCTCCCTTCCCAAATCCCTAAGcagtcctccccccatccctgtggCCCAccagggacctggggggggggaatctggtaACCCCCTGCTTTAAACAGGGCTTTCCTCAAGCCAAAAACAAGTGGCAGCCTCCTTGTGCCTACGAGAACAGCTTCCCCGCTTCCCTCAAGCCCTGCAAGCCAGTCTCCAGGTCAAACGGAGTCCTCAGCAAGGCAGAGGCCATGAAATCAATGAGCGAGACCCATAAAgggacttctccccccccacacacacacacaccctagttGTTTTTagaggctccttcctgcctctgtgccctgccGGTCCAGGGTTCCTCATTCCAAGCAGGGGTGGCATTCTTTGCTTGAATGAATAGCAACCGATTCTGCAGCCAATTCTTCCTCCTCGCAGGGGATTAGAATTTTTCatattttctcttcttccttcttcctctctagGTGGATGGAGGCATGCTTttggacagggttgccaacctccaggcggcaccCGAGGATCTTCGCTAttatacctgatctccagatgacggagaacggttcccctggagaaaacgctGCTTTGGGGCATTCTACTGTGTTGAGGtccatccccccaccctcccccaggctccatccccaaaatctccagggatttccccacaCAGAGCTGGCATCCTGGTGGTTTACCACTGGCTAGCCAGTTAGACATGACACGGAGCTGCTCTGTGTGTAAACCTGGTCACCTCTGTCTCAACTCTGGCCTTGCTGTGTTCCAAAAGTGCCCCTgctcattagggttgccaacctccaggtgggaactgaagACATCTAGAATTACACCTGCCCTCCAGATGAGGGTTCCctggccactgggggaggggtgggggttagATCCTGACGACACGGGGGTGGAAACAGAATAGAAACCTCAGTGAAGTTCTATGCAATTGCGTACAACCTctgaaacatccattttctgccAGGGGGAGGTGATCTCTGCAGAAAAGtcgtaattccgggagatctccaggtcctacctggaggctggcctcctttCGGGGTCCATTGCAGTTCTCTGTTTCCAGCCCAGAGCCGGCAACGCCAAGGGAGCCTCCCCGCCCAGCCtcacaccctcctcctcctcctcctcctcctccccccccagggaCGCCCAAGGGGGTCACACCGTTCAGGATCGCCCAGCATGGCCCCAACCATCCAcccggccttccttccttctccatcctTCTTATGGTTGCATTCCTCCTTTAATGCAAGCACCCCTGAGGAGCCCAGGTGATTGCACCTGCAAAGCACCGGCATTCAGCATCAAGCCCCAGGTGCGGCgcggggaaagggctgcttgcgCATGCGTGCCCTGCAACCTCACGGCTCGCCGCCGCCCTCTGCCGGCGCCTTCCGGCATCTCCCGCGCCCAATCAGCCGGGGAGCTCCGCCCCTTCCCCCCACGTGCTCCGCGGGAGGACAACAGTGACGTCAGCGAGCCTGGCAGGAGAAGTCGCCGCGTTCGATCCGGGCTTCATTCATAAAAACTGAAGCCGCGCGCTGGGGCGAGTCACGTGCCTCCTGCGAGCCCGCCCCGCGTTGTGTAAGCCGGGCCCGAAGCCCCGCGGAGCGCCGGTGAGTGGCCGAGGAGCGAAGGGCGGCCTACCTTGTCAGGCCGTTGTGGCGGCCAAAGCTGAGATAGAGgagccgggggagggaggggggggcggagaggcCGGGGGCGCGCTGCTCCTTCCCCGCGATGGGGAGGCGCTGGGCGGGAGGCACAGAGTTTCCTTCCTCGgagctccttagagcaggggtagtcaacctgtggtcctccagaggtccatggactacaattcccatgagcccctgccagcggcaggggctcatgggaattgtagtccatggacctctggaggaccacaggttgactacccctgccttagagtcctGCCGCCGGCCCCAAGCGGTTCCCTGCACGCAGCCCTCCTGCTCGGGGGCTCAGAGGTGCTTTGCAAAGCAGCAGGGCGGTTCAAGTGGTGGGCCTGAAGCACCTTAACTGTGGAGGCCAAAGCAAACTATGGCAAATTAggaaactgtgtcacaatatccaaattatTATGCCCTATATGATCATTTCTCGCTAAAACCCCTaaccagtccttttgagttcagttgtcgtTTGCAAGAACACTGGAGAAATCCAGCCGTCAATGTTGGTAATTAagggcagccccttcccccgtTGGGGCTGGGTGATGTTAGGGTGCTGGTTCatgtgagtctgaggaagagggtcTGCACTccagagctcacgccttgaatcaagcTTTGCTGGGCTTAAAGAGGCCTGACTGGACGCTTATTTTTGTTACGCAACAGATCCATGTTTGGGGCTCCTGGATTAGCCTGAAGGAAAGACGCTTCCTCTTCACCCTTCTGGGGAGCCAGCCTGTCCGTTTCTCCCCCTGGAGGGGGGCAACTCTGGTCTGGCCTGGTGGGGCTGATCCTCCGTTCTTCTCTGCCCCCTACTTCCAGGTTCCCACCTGCCCTTTGCCTTTCGGTTCCTCCTGGCCTCTGCGGGTTCGGCGGCCCTGGTTGGCCATGTCTCCCAAGAAGAGGAAACGGAAGCCGCTCGGAGGAACGGAACTTGGCACCGCAGCGGAAGACGATGGCGCTGAATCTCTGTGCTGGACCGACGACCAGGGCACCCTGGCGGAAGCACTGCCTGCCGAGCGGATGGCGGAAGGGCAGGCCAGGCCTTGTGGAATCGGGGCCCTGGCAGAGGCCGTGAAGCAAAGCCGGGCCAGAACGGCACCGTCGGTGGCAGAATTCAAGTACAGCAAGAAACGGGTGCGCTTGATCTCGCAGGAGTCCGAGCTCAAGGAAGGGGCCCTGGGGATCCTGTACTGGATGTCCCGCGATCAGCGGGTGCAAGGTGAGCAAGGACCGCGGTTGGCTCACGTCCTTCCCTGAGAGCAAGTGTCGTGGTTAagtgcagcagactctaatctagagagccggatttggtttcccgctcctccacttgcaggtGGCCTAGTCACTgtcctcttagggctgttcttgcagagcagttctctcagagttctctcagccccactgacctcacggAGTGTCTGgtgtgggagaagaagggaaagaggtttgccagtcgctttgagactcctttgggtagtgaaaagcagggtgcaaaatccatccctccttccttctttgggGTGTGCTGTGCTCCATTTCTCTGCTCCTGACTGCAAACAGGCCCAGAGCAGGAACTCGTGCTGAGAcacaactggaggctggcaattctgCAGTCTGCCTTGGAGAGACACCTGGGGGAGCAGAGGAAGGGGGCATCTACCTGGGGCTAGGGATCCTGCCTTgctgatttgggagggggagcttggCCTTCAGCATGATGCTGCTATGGAAGGTTTCTTGCTGTTTTGCTTCCAGATAACTGGGCCTTTCTCTATGCCCAGCGCCTGGCCTTGAAGCAGGCTCTCCCGCTGCACGTCTGCTTCTGCCTGGTGCCCAAGTTCCTGGACGCCACCATCCGCCATTTCGGCTTCCTGCTTGGAGGCCTGAAGGAAGTAGCTGAGGTAGGGGCACCCGGGAGCACCTTTCGGGGGTCAGCATGAAGGAAGGATAGTCAGAACGACGGGTGGGTGGACACCAAGCTGCTACTTTGGGGGTGTGCTGCAGGCTTCTgcaggcttccagtctccttgTGGTTGTGGTTGGACTCTGtgtgaggctggactggatggacccttcctggttcttctccggggaaggccttggcctctctgccctgtggctggccctgcagaggaactggctgacccctgggtgagacaggaggctggactggaggggccctccctggcctgacgcagcagggctcttctgagggtcttctcaggggaaggcctcggcctctctgccctgtggctggccctgcagaggaactggctgacccctgggtgagacgggaggctggactggagggaccctccctggtctgacccagcagggctcttctgaggtccttatgaaggcctctctgccctgtgtctggccctgcagaggaactggctggcccctgggggagacgggaggctggactggagggaccctccctggcctgacccagcagggctcttttggggtccttctcaggggaaggcctcggcctctctgccctgtggctggccctgcagaggaactggctggcccctgggtgagacgggaggctggactggagggaccctccctggcctgacccagcagggctcttcttgagggtcttctcaggggaaggcctcggcctctctgccttgtggctggccctgcagaggaactggctggcccctgggtgagacgggaggctggactggagggaccctccctggcctgacccagcagggctcttctgagggtcttctcaggggaaggcctcggcctctctgccctgtggctggccctgcagaggaactggctggcccctgggtgagacgggaggctggactggagggaccctccctggcctgacccagcagggctcttctgagggtcttctcaggggaaggcctcggcctctctgccctgtggctggccctgcagaggaactggctggcccctgggtgagacgggaggctggactggagggaccctccctggcctgacccagcagggctcttctgagggtcttctcaggggaaggcctcggcctctctgccctgtggctggccctgcagaggaactggctggcccctgggtgagacaggaggctggactagagggacccccattggtctgatccagcagggctcttctgagggtcttctcaggggaaggcctcggcctctctgccctgtggctggccctgcagaggaacttgggaggctggactggagggatcctccctggtctgacccagcagggctcttctgagggtcttctcaggggaaggcctcagcctctctgccctgtggctggccctgcagaggaactggctggcccctgggtgagacaggaggctggactggagggaccctccctggcctgacccagcaaggctcttctgagggtcttctcaggggaaggcgtgggcctctctgccctgtggctggccctgcagagggactggctggcccctgggtgaggtgggaggctggactggagggaccctccctggtctgacgcagcagggctcttctgacgtccttctcaggggaaggcctcggcctctctgccctgtggctggccctgcagaggaactggctggcccctgggggagacgggaggctggactggagggaccctccctggcctgacccagcagggctcttctgagggtcttctcaggggaaggcctcggcctctctgccctgtggctggccctgcagagggactggctggcccctgggtgagacgggaggctggactggagggaccctccctgatctgacccagcagggctcttcggaggtTCTCTGTCCCTTCATAACAAAATCACatcctccttttcctgctttccagGAGTGCCGGGATCTAAGCATCCCCTTCCACCTGCTCACCGGGGCCGCCAGAGATGTCCTGCCCCCCTTTGTGGCCAGGCACAGCATTGGCGGGGTAGTGACCGATTTTGCCCCTCTCCGTGTTCCCAGGCAGTGGCTGCAAGATGTCCGCGAGAGGCTCCCGACAGATGTGCCCTTGGTTCAggtaggagaagaaggagaagaagagctggttcttataggctgcttttctctacctgaaggagtcttaaaacagcttgcaaacccctttccctttcccctccccgcaacagacaccctgtgagggaggtggggctgagagagctctaggagaacagcgactagcccaaggtcacccaactcgCTGCAGAACAGAACTGGTGCAGTGGGATTGCCACTGCATGACCCTTCATTTTGTTAAATTGCTCCCTGCTTGTCTTGCCACCCATTGTTCATTGCTGTGCGTATATCACCTGACGTTTCCACTCTGCGCTTCATGCATCTAAAGAACCCTCTAAATTAAATGGTCTAGCCTGGGATGAGTTTGGCACCACGACGGACACAGCGGCATTAAAGAGGAAGCTGTGTGCGCAAAAAGCCAAGATCTAGAGCCGCAAAACATCAAGGAATGGGAATGATTGCAGGAGACGATGAAAACTGCTTCCCTTGGTGCCTAAAACGCCAAGGGACGGGCCAAGTGAGCGTGCAGCTGACGAGGGGCCACCCCCAAGGAAGCCCTGCCTGTATTGGCCGCCCTTCTTGTCTTTGAAGAGAAGGTACGCCACGAAAAGGATCTGATGTCGGTGTGCACAGTTGGAACGGATCACGTAGGCAAAGCTGATATTTGAGGTCTTGAGGGACCACATTTAGCCATTCAGATTCAAAATTCGGGTCCCTGAGGAAGTGAGACGTGACTCacgggagctccccctcggctaCAGATttggttagtcttcaaggtgctactggactcttgcgtttcatcacaggatgtcatagtcccattgtatacggcactggtcagaccacacctggagtactgtgtgcagttctggaggcctcacttcaagaaggatgtagataaaattgaaagggtacagaggagagcgacgaggatgatctggggccaagggaccaagccctatgaagataggttgagggacttgggaatgttcagcctggagaaaaggaggttgagaggggacatgatagccctctttaagtatttgaaaggttgtcacttggaggagggcaggatgctgtttctgttggctgcagaggagaggacacgcagtcatgggtttaaacttcaagttcaacgatataggctagatatcaggaaaaagtttttcacagtcagagtagttcagcagtggaataggctgcctaaggagggggtgactccccctcactggcagtcttcaagcaaaggttggatagaaacttttcttggatgctttaggatgcttcgggctgatcctgcattgagcagggggttggactagatggcctgtatggccccttccaactctatgattctgtgattctgctaaTTCAGAAAATTCTTCGTGGTAGATTCTCCTAAAACCTTGGAATGGGGAGGGTGAGGGGCAGTTGAGTAACCTGGTCTATTATGCCTGTCTGTCTCAGAGCTGTGTCCTTGAAGCCTTCCAGAGAAGGTCACGGCATCCGTCTCCCAATAATCTTTCCAGGTTGACGCGCACAACATTGTCCCTTGCTGGTTGGCCTCTGACAAGCAGGAGTACGGCGCCCGGACAATCCGGCGGAAGATTCACGACCAGCTGGCGGAGTTTCTGACCGAATTCCCACCAGTCGTGAAACACCCTCATCCCGGCACCGTCCAGGCAGAGGTAACCGTCACCTCTGGGGCTGGGAAACGTGTGGGTTGTGTGTGATTGCTACTGTTCTTCGCTGCCCAGTTGTGGCCAACTCACGACGACCCtgcggggttttcaaggcaaggaatgaACCGAGGgggttggcccttgcctgccactggacttccttggtggtctccctcccaagcgGTGCTGATTCTCTGAAcctgggcagattgtgagtgggtggacattagaaattttgttgttgcttggctcctgtggcctttccttggatgcccagggaaatgcccatcgccactgtggggtggtaggtgaattccctccaggccaggcaggattCGGGAgatttctgcaggggggggggaactcacttgggcatgaaattggagtcaccgtgggtgggcaggtagttgggagttcctgcattttgcagggggttggactagatgaccctggagttcccttccaactccataatgCTACTAACCAGGGGCAATCCTAGTATGGCCTAATAGTAGCGTGCAGCCAAGTTATGGCAGGCTGGAACAGTCCTGTTGGTTTCCGAAGCCAGTgattttcagaggtggcttgtcatcgCTGGCCTCTGCTTGGGGGTCTCCCTCccagatactaaccagggctggctctgcttagctttcaagatctgaccaGCTCAGGCGAGTCTGGGCTGAACAGGGTGGGGAACTGCACCTAGCTAACTTCTGGTATTCACTGCCACAAGAGGTCAACGCTTGGCTGACTTTATGGACCTCAGAGGCTTAGCTTGACCACGAGAGGGAAGAGTCACACCGACCTGGCAAGAGCCGGAGACCTCTCGAAGAGAGCAGCCTCATGAACCACTCCGGcctccctgccagctctgggcatTTGTATTCTGGGAACCTTCCTCACTGAGGACTAACCTCTTGGGCGGCTTC is a genomic window of Paroedura picta isolate Pp20150507F chromosome 8, Ppicta_v3.0, whole genome shotgun sequence containing:
- the LOC143842819 gene encoding deoxyribodipyrimidine photo-lyase-like, producing MSPKKRKRKPLGGTELGTAAEDDGAESLCWTDDQGTLAEALPAERMAEGQARPCGIGALAEAVKQSRARTAPSVAEFKYSKKRVRLISQESELKEGALGILYWMSRDQRVQDNWAFLYAQRLALKQALPLHVCFCLVPKFLDATIRHFGFLLGGLKEVAEECRDLSIPFHLLTGAARDVLPPFVARHSIGGVVTDFAPLRVPRQWLQDVRERLPTDVPLVQVDAHNIVPCWLASDKQEYGARTIRRKIHDQLAEFLTEFPPVVKHPHPGTVQAEAIDWDACRASLQVDCSVKEVGWAKPGTAAGLAVLEEFVEKRLKFFGTERNDPNKATLSNLSPWFHFGQVAVQRAILEVSKHRRRCRESVDAFVEEAVVRRELADNFCFYNPQYDQVEGAPAWAQTSLALHAKDKRTHLYTLKQLEEGKTHDPLWNAAQLQMVHEGKMHGFLRMYWAKKILEWTSSPEEALKFSIYLNDRYELDGRDPNGYVGCMWSICGVHDQGWAERAVFGKIRYMNYAGCKRKFDVHQFESKYSSPKPPPPS